In the Rana temporaria chromosome 4 unlocalized genomic scaffold, aRanTem1.1 chr4ry, whole genome shotgun sequence genome, cgtagcgtaaaaacggtacgctgcgcctccgtaagagtgcgcagccctacctgaatctaccccagtggaaggaattctgccccatcattggtgtcaatggaaggaattctgcccaatGTTGGTGTTAGTTGGATAAATTTTGCCctttcgttggtgtcagtgggtagaaaagtggcccattgttggtatcaagacagcttcaatgggaggaattgtgccctattgatGGTCAGTTGAAAGGATggagccccatcattgatgtcagttggagggacagtgccccaacattggtgtcaatagAAGGAATTCATAATGGGACGTCACAGATGAATCAGACCGCCAACGAATAAGAAGCCCTAgaccgctgcctgcagcacactacgcccaaaggcagaatcctcatgtcctcttACATCTATATGATAGAATTTGggaaatgtatggactgaagaccaagttgcagctttacagatgtGAGCCAtggaagcctggtgatgcactgcccatgaagcacttattgccctggtagagtgcgcctTAACAGGAAAAGGAGGAACCTTATTTCTTAAACTTTAAGCTTCAACaattacttgtcgaatccacctagCAATGGTGGATTGTGATGCcgcctggcccttcttgggaccatctggcacaataaacaaaacatcagttttacgtatctgaggcgttgcctgcagataaacttttactgctctcactacatctagagagtgcaaaaaCTTTTCCCCCGCTGTCTGCGGctcaggaaaaaaggggggcaaaacaatgggagttatttacaaaaggcaaatccactttgccctgcaagtgcacttgaacgtgcagtcgctgtagatctgagaggaagatctaaaatgaggggaagctctgctgattttatcatccagtcatgtgcaagataaaattatgtttttcgtgtccccctcggatctccagcgactgcagtgcaaagtggatttacttttcataaataacccccaatgtcttgaTTTAAATTAAACGCCGACACCACCTTTGGCAGAAAggtaggatgagggcggagaacaattttgtctttgtgacaaattaaataaggttctgtaacggaatggcccgtgggacccagagacttttgtaggatggggggtactcctgtgccagcttcactaatgactcttgggtctagggtcatcctatgtcccttttgggcataggatgactgagaaatgataattcatgtattgcaggagatcttgaaaAATCACACGTTGtttgtttattctgaccccaacaggtcaataagagcgtctcattcaatgtgtaacatagactgttgagatgctaattaagtccacctggctgtggtgatggggcttgctgtgattgcattctgttgtccattgtgctaattaagtctgctcctaagatatttaattgtgtatgctaatgacactgttttgtgtgaaaatactattgatgatagatgtggaatgtgacttgtcagctgtagtaattaactcctgtagattcggtgccagaacgtctgacataggagtgtgtattgtgtatcaggtgaaTAGCTTGTCGCGGAGTCAGAATGTCTGGGTAATGACTAATAATCAACTCATCTGAtagtcattatctaaaagaatggcccagattcacgtagaaccgggcaaatctgcggcggcgtaacgtatgacatttacgttaggccgccgcaagttttacaggcaagtgcttgattcacaaagaacttgcctgtaaagttgcggcggcgcagcgtaaatccccggcgcaagcccgcctaattcaaatgatctgggtagggggcgtggatcatttaaattaggcacgttcccgcaccgaacgtactgcgcatgcgccgtccctaaaatttccacacgtgcattgcggtaaatgacgtcgcaaggacgtcattggtttcgacgtgaacgtaaatggcgtccagcgctattcacggatgacttatgcaaacgacggaaaattttcaaatcgcgacgcggaaacgacgtccatactaatGGAcgtcctcctaatagcaggagcagccttacgccgaaaaagccttaacgcaaacaacgtaaaaaacgtacgccgggcgcacgtacgtttgtgaatcggggtatctaggaaattagcatattctacgccgacaacaacggaagcgccccctagcggccaaagttatattgcacacaattttacgccaccgcaatcaagttacgtcggtggaggaagcctattttttcagcgtaactgcctttgtgaatcggcgtaacgctacgtgggcgcggaattcaaatcacggcggcttatctggagatacaccgccgcaaaaggtacctgaatctaccccaatgtgtatTGAAGTTGCTTGTGTAAtgtggtgggtggagttgattgattgttcacttggtttctaaactgtatataacatggctgagttaccattaaagcattcattcgttttggaaccagagaacagagcttgtgtctcgtttattctggtggaaatccatatggatcgtgtctgctggattgtcggataagctgtcgtgggttggtggaatggaatatcgtaacggtgttaacccctgacccttACAGGTTCCTTACAGGAAAGAGCTGCCAACTCTGATACCCTTCTAGCAGAAGAGATGGCAATCAGAAAGGCCAACTTCCTGCTGAAAAGAATCAGAGGAATATGGCGGATCGGTTCAAAGGGTTGCTTTTGCAGGGACACaaagggagacttgactggcggattgaTCCGCAGTGCCCCCTGAATGAAGGcccggactagggaatgagatgccagcggtctctgactgatagagccgatatttcacccttgatggtactcagggctaatttcatatccaatCCCAATTGGCAAAAGGCGAGGATCCTACTTTGGAATGAATGAACCCACCCACTTTTCAGGATTCCACCCTCTCagtgctgtatcttggcctaggtctagggcggcactttgcgggggggcaGCACCAAAGCCGCCTCCCGCACTAAAAAATACCCCCCCGATCCGTCCTCCCGACTCACGGTTCCCACTGCCGCCCCTCTGCAGCCACCTTTTCGCCAAATATGGCCCCCGGCGCGGTGGCCTGTAGCGTAGCATTTGCTAAAAGCAGCATGGGGCGTACTTGGCCAGGCGGAGGGAGCGACTGATGCCCGGTGACTGGCCAGACTGTCTGTCATTCCAGTGACAGAGGCGGAGCCTAATGCTCCGCCTACCATCCTCAAAGTGACATCCCTATTCATCTTCTCTCCGGCCTAGGTGACTGTATAGGaaaagagagaggaggatgaCGAGAACCCCGGCAAGTGGTGGCCGGCACAGCAGCTAAGTTGCATTTATTTTTGATtgccactgatgaggcggcactggtaggctgcactgataagcactggtaggtggcactgatggacactgataaaggcagcactaatgggattgtactgatgagcactgataaggctgcactgttgggcacagatgaggcagcacTCTTacgctgcactgataggctgcactagtGGCCCCTGATGAGgacgcactgatggccactgataggctgcaccccctagcgacgccactgcAGTAACCATAAAAGAACCATACAAGCTTCAGGTGCCGCACCCAAGCAGTCATCCCATAATAATCTGGTTACTTACATAGAAGGCAGGTGCCGGCATTGAGAGAGCCCATCCTGGCTCTGTATACACACATGGAGAAGGAAAGATGGAACTCCGCGCTCTGAAGAAACAGCTCAGGTTAGAAAAGGTAAAAATGGCTTCAGCCCAACCACTCCCAGTGCCTGTCACCAACGCGTTTCGACCCCGTCCATGTGGCTTAGTCATAGGGGGACACACCTTTACCTTTTCTTACCTGGGCTGTTCCTTCCCGAGTGCGGCATTACAGCTTTCCTTCTCCACCTCTGCCAACCACGGATGCCATGTGCAGCCTGTGGACGATAAAGCCGCCCCCTTTGCCGATGCCCACGTGGGTTATGTAGGCAGCAAGAGGTTAATGCTTTTACATATACAAAAACGCACACTTGTTTCTGGTCGGTGACTCTAAAGGCATTGAACTCAGACGATCATTAACACAGCCAGATAATTAGCATTTTCAAAGCATGGACAGGTAGGCAACCTTTGTATCATCACACGGGAGCCCTTTAACAGCTTCATGACCGCCCGGCGCCCACCACACTTATACTGAAGAAGGGCGGCCCGACTGTGCTGGATCCCATACATGTACATGAGTTTGTATTTCCGGGTAGAGGGGAGCGCCACATCTCTGCTGCCATTTGCTACAGCACAAGCCGATCAGCGGGTCCCAATGATTTATGTCTGGAACCGCCGATCAGCTCAGCGAATGATAGAAGGAAGCCCAGTGTAGGTAAACAACACAGAACTCTCTACAGacaaaaacattggcccggattcacaaagcacttccgccgacgtatatcaagttacgccgacgtaagcgcaaatctgcgccgtcgtatctgtgcgccagacccacaaacagagatgtgcctaaaaataggcttcactctgccgacgtatcttgcttacgccggcgtagggtgggcgcaaatTTAGGCTGGGTatatggtggcgctcccattgattagctattcaaacatgcaaatgagggaaatacggcgattcacgaacctgcgtgcgcccgacgcaggctacgaaaggtgcgcgtaagttgtacgtccggcgtaaagttattccccgtaaaggaggtgcaacccagcaacagacatgcaaaggtctgcaccagggagcacaagccggccaagccggcgtattttacgttggacgtgtgtctggctgggcgtaggttacgttcatggcgtacgcagtgatccagcgtatcttaggcagttgttccgacgtggttgtgagcatgcgcagggggatgtgcCCACGtcgcggcgcatgcacagttcgttaaatgtacttgtctggcgctctgaccattatttgcatggggtcacgcctcatttgcatgggtcaagcccacttccacctacgccggcctgcgccttcgaaacctacgccgcACCGACGCAGCgtagggagcactggcttcctgaattccatgcttgtctatctgtgctgcgtcggcgtggcgtacattggtttgcgctacggcggcgtaatgtgcgcccgctctctgtgaatccgggccattgtctgcaagtacagaaaaatacctctCCATACTGCTAGAGATCCGGCATTCTTGTAACTCCCAGTGCATTATACCAGTGGTCTCCTGACTGCATCCCAGGGGCGAGATATGGCCCCTTTATCCGGCCCCTGGGGCATTATTtccccactattcctcccactgataccaatgatgggacactattcctcccactgataccaatgatgggacactattcctcccactgacaccaatgatgggacactattcctcccactgacaccaatgatgggacactattcctcccactgacaccaatgatgggacactattcctcccactgacaccaatgatgggaccctattcctcccactgacaccaatgatgggacactattcctcccactgacaccaatgatgggacactattcccccactaacaccaatgatgggacactattcctcccactgacaccaatgatgggacactattcctcccactgacaccaatgatgggacactattcctcccactgacaccaatgatgggacactattcctcccactgacaccaatgatagtgcTTGCATATACAAGATGGAACAGTTTGTTTGATGGAGGAGTGGTGCCTGCAGCAGATGGAGAAGTGGTGCCTGCAGCAGATGGAGGAGTGGTGCCTGCAGCAGATGGAGGAGTGGTGCCTGCAGCAGAATATTGTACCAAGTTCAGCTACTAATAGTGCTAAATGTAAATATTTCTTACCCTGTTTGCTGGAGAGCAGGTTCACTGAGTGCAGAGGTAGAGATCGACGTTGGGAGACGTAGCTGGACTCTCGGCCTGCGGTCTGAAAAACATCTTCGAACGAAAGGTTGGGGATTTGCTGCACTTGTTGCAAGACTTCTGCGCCGGTCATCATACTGGCGTCCCGATAAATTGTGTTTCAGTACAGAAACTGAAGCTTGGTTGGGTGCAGTTTCTGGACTACTTGTGCACGGTGGAGGAGCAGGTTTTGTTTCAAATAAGGAGGAAGACGATGGACAAAATATTGATTGTGCATTGCCAAACATTTTTGAGGAAGCCTGTGACTCATCTGAGCTACGTCTTAACCCCCCATGTGTAAAGGATggagaaagtgggggagaaggtgTGAAATGTGAAGGGGGACTTGGTTCACGTCGACTGCTTGGTGGGCTCGCCACTCTAGGTTGGCTTGGTGGACTTTGTTGCTTTTGTGTTTGAGGGGGGCCTGGCAGCCTGGGCTGACCTGGTGGACTTTGTTGTCTCCGTATCTGAGGAGGACTTGGCAGCCTACGCTGACTTGGTGGACTTTGTTGTTGTCGTATTTGAGGGGGGCTTGGTGTTCTTTGATGACTTGGTGGACTTTGTTGTCTCCGTATCTGAGGGGGGCTTGGCATTCTTTGATGACTTGGTGGGCTTTGTTGTCTCTGTATCTGAGGGGGACTTGGCATTCTTTGATGACTTGGTGGACTTTGTTGTCTCCTTATCTGAGGAGGGCTTGTTAACTTGCGCAGGGTTGGAGGACTAGACAGCTTGGATTGATTTGGAGGGCTTGGTGCTCTGGAAGAATATGAAGGACTGGTGCTTTTCTGAACTGGCGGAGGACTAGGATGTACCTGGGAGCGAGTTTTAATTATAGCTTGGCCAGTTGGAGGGCTTGCTGTTTTTCTCTCTATTGGTGGGGAAGAGGCTGTTGCTCTTGTTGGGGAAGAGGCTGTTGCTCTCGTTGGGGAAGAGGCTGTTGCTCTCGTTGGGGAGGAGGCTGTTGCTCTCGTTGGGGAAGAGGCTGTTGTTTTTGTTGGGGAGGAGGCTGTTGCTCTTGTCTGTGAAGAGGCTGTTGTTTTTGTTGGGGAAGAGGCTGTTGCTCTTGTCTGGGAAGAGGCCGTTGTTTTTGTTGGGGAAGAGGCTGTTGCTCTTGTCTGGGAAGAGGCTGTTGTTTTTGTTGGGGAAGAGGCTGTTGCTCTAGTCGGGGAAGTTCTTCTCTGCGTTGCTGCACTCTTTTCACTCCGTTGTAACACAGGAGAACATTGCTTTTGCTTAGGTAAAGTACTTTGCTCCACAGAATCAATATGAGGGATTGACTTCAACGTTTCACCCCCACCTGGGTtctgtaaaggaattattttatGTGACTGCCTGTATAAATGTGCAACGTCCTCAAATTCATTTTTCCACATAGGGTCTAGTCCTGGGTCTTTTACTCTGTTGTGTTGATCGGACGGCACCGAGAATTTTCTAAGTCCAGTGACTGGCTCTTTTCTACCAGAAGTCTTGAAGGTGGGCATAAATGATTCAGTACTATTTTTATTTGGTAACAAGTCTTTTATGTTCATAGATGTTTTAATTTTTGAAGCTGTGGAGGCATTCCTCATTAGACAAGGTAAGTTGTTACGGTAAGGGTCATCACACTGAAGTGAACTGAAAGAATCATCCATCAGGATTTCGAGAGGAGGCGGAGGCAGGTTCTCTGGGTCTTCAATCCCACATTCATTGGTGTAAGTCCTGTGTAACTCCTGAGCTGCTGAAGACCCCAAAGAAGTCATAAATAAACCTTCTATGATGTTTGGACTTGAATTTGAAGGATTCTCATCAACGGTTGACAAATTATCACTGATGTTATCTAAATCCAGTAATCCTTTACAGGCAGGAATGGTGGGTGGTAGGACGGGTACTCCAACTTTTCGAACACATCTAAGCGGTCCCAATGTTTTACGACTTAGGTTTTTCAATGGATTGTCTTCTGGGCTAAAAGCTTGAATAAGTTTGCGCACCGACTGCCGCGGAGAAATAATACCTTCCAGCCTTTGCTCTACGATGGTAGGATTGTCTATAATCTTTGTATCCTGTTTCGGCAGTGGTGTGCTTTTTATATGACTGTCTTGGTTAGTATTCGGGTACATTGCTACATCAATATTAGGTTTCCTTATTGGAATTAATTCCTGACTAGGCAATATATTAAACCTCTTATCGAGGCAGGCCTTTAATTTGTTGGTTGAAGCAGCACTGATGCATCCTGTATGCCCGAAGGATCTACTACTGCGGTTCTGCGGtgcttttttgtttctagttccATTTGGTAAATACAGCTGTTCCAACTTTTTGGTGAGTTCTTTTTGAGTCCTCTGAAGTTCCAAAAGAGTAGGATCTTCACCCTGGCTCTTCAGTGACTCTGCAGACCTGGACCTTCTGTGCCGAGCAGCTCTCCTgttgcttccatctgctgaactAGGCCTCACCGGCTCTGGGCTTATCTCCTCTCTTGTCCACACGTCACTGTTGGACTTGCCAGGGACAAACTTGATTTTTTCACTGATGGCTTCTTTCATTTTCAGAGACATTTCTTCATTTTCTGGGTTTTCTACCCATTTAGGTGAGTGTCTAAAAGCACATGTTCCTGCTGGAGAGGTGAGAGGCCTTGGCGGTAAGGTAATCAGACTCGATAAACTTTTGTTATCATCGCTTTCTTCATAGCTGTCCTCGCTGCTGCTTGAATCTTCTGGGTCTTGACTAAGGACGCTCTCTTGTTCTAGAGTTGCACAGGTCCCAAGAGAGCCCGCTGAATTATTACTGGTGATGCTGATTTGTTTGGAAACTCTTGAAGTGTCCACTTGTTTTGGAGAATCGTCCATGTTGGTTGACCCTCCCTTCGATAGGGTTCCTTCACTTTTTTCCAAACTTATACATCCAGATGTGGCAATGCTTGCTCGGCTTTCTGTCTTTCCCGGAGATCTGTATCCTCTGATAGATTCCCCATCACCCCCGAATCCACTGTCCTCGGAATAAAGGGTCATATCATTTGGACGGGGCTGTGTAGAACCAGTTGTGGAGTCCTCCAGTGCCTTGATCATCTTTAGAAGGCGTTCGTCATGGTGCTCCTTCTTCTTTAGCTTTTCCTGAAAACTGTCCACAGCAGACTGTAACAAAAGACAGGTCTCCTGCAAGGCGTTGGTGGATAAGGATGCAACGGTGCCATTGACAGCCTGCATTCTGTTTACTGTATACTGGAGCAGCTGTTGCAGTAGGTCCGGATGTTCTGTAAGGTTGTCTTTTGCGCTTGGCCAGGTGAGGTTGCCCCCCACATCTTTCAACAGTTTTTCCCCATCTTCCACAATTTCTCCCAAACACTGGTTGATCTCATCAAATCTCAGTGCCATGAAACTGACCATCTGCTGCATGATAAGCTGGGTCTGGGTTGCCTGGTTGGCCATGGAAATGATACCTTCATATTTTGACAGGTTGGGGTTCAAGAAAGCGTAGGCGTCCTGGTGAGCCTTGACGAGGAGTTCTGGGAAGTCAACTTTCTTTTCTGGTTCAGGGAAAACGATCTGACCCTGCTTTGCGTGCCGGCCGTGCTTCCCAGACTTGCGGCTTTTGGATTTCTTGCCCCTCTTGGGGTTGCCCTCTCGTTGTGCGTCTTGAGACAGCTCTTGCTCTGAGCAGGTTGAACTGTATTTCCTCGCACTTCTTCTCCTTTGGTATGTCAGATTGACCATCCCTTCATCGGCCGTTCCGTGGGCTTCATACTTCCTTTGGTCTTCTGACAACGACCCACTCCTAGACGGCCCATCAGAAAAGCCCCGTTCCAGGTGATCTGAATCTATCGGTCCGGATTTCTGTTTATTTTCATCGCTGAGGTCGTGGCAGCTTGGAAATTTCTCGCCGCCCAAAGGAATTGTAATTCCATCGATTTGCTCCTCAGGTGGAAGTATGGATTTGTTTTTCTTCAAAGGTTTGGCTGCGTTCTTGGCGAGAATTTTAACGATCCCATTGTGAGAAGGTGAGCAGCCCATAGTAGGACTCTAATAGTGCCAGCTCAGCGAGCAAGTCAACGGTCAGAACGTTCCGCTGTCTCTTGGAGGGCCACCATTTTCTTATTCCTCCCGAGTCCCGTGATGAGATATTCCGTCTTCTTTAGAATAGTTATTATGTTGCAATGGAAGATTTTTCCTGTCAGCACAGCAGCTCCATACGAGACGGATTGAAGGCTTTCTCTTTGTTTTTCCCATCTGATGATGACAGATGTCGGGTGCTAATAGGATTTAGAGCTTACCAGATTACCTTTACTTCATCCCAAGAACAGCAAGATTGGAGGAAACAAAGCGACACGTAAGAGATTCCAGCACTGGCCACACATTGGGAAATATTTCCTGATAGAAATCAAAGTCCGTCACTTCTGAAGAGAAATTAAATATCCGTCTAATAAAAGCGACATTTACAATCTGCTGAATATAAAATCCAGACAAAGACGCCCATAAAATAAACGTGATTATTCTTTATAAAACCAAAGAAAGCAACAGAAAGGCCAATAAATTGACAACTTGTAAAATGTGTCATTTCAATTTCGAGCTACCAGTGGTTCCCCCGGTTACGGACGATggcccatattctcatagaagttacgatggagtatctcaggatactccatcgtatctctcttttttggcccgtgtatctatgcgactgattctaaggccgggtactc is a window encoding:
- the PCARE gene encoding photoreceptor cilium actin regulator, with protein sequence MGCSPSHNGIVKILAKNAAKPLKKNKSILPPEEQIDGITIPLGGEKFPSCHDLSDENKQKSGPIDSDHLERGFSDGPSRSGSLSEDQRKYEAHGTADEGMVNLTYQRRRSARKYSSTCSEQELSQDAQREGNPKRGKKSKSRKSGKHGRHAKQGQIVFPEPEKKVDFPELLVKAHQDAYAFLNPNLSKYEGIISMANQATQTQLIMQQMVSFMALRFDEINQCLGEIVEDGEKLLKDVGGNLTWPSAKDNLTEHPDLLQQLLQYTVNRMQAVNGTVASLSTNALQETCLLLQSAVDSFQEKLKKKEHHDERLLKMIKALEDSTTGSTQPRPNDMTLYSEDSGFGGDGESIRGYRSPGKTESRASIATSGCISLEKSEGTLSKGGSTNMDDSPKQVDTSRVSKQISITSNNSAGSLGTCATLEQESVLSQDPEDSSSSEDSYEESDDNKSLSSLITLPPRPLTSPAGTCAFRHSPKWVENPENEEMSLKMKEAISEKIKFVPGKSNSDVWTREEISPEPVRPSSADGSNRRAARHRRSRSAESLKSQGEDPTLLELQRTQKELTKKLEQLYLPNGTRNKKAPQNRSSRSFGHTGCISAASTNKLKACLDKRFNILPSQELIPIRKPNIDVAMYPNTNQDSHIKSTPLPKQDTKIIDNPTIVEQRLEGIISPRQSVRKLIQAFSPEDNPLKNLSRKTLGPLRCVRKVGVPVLPPTIPACKGLLDLDNISDNLSTVDENPSNSSPNIIEGLFMTSLGSSAAQELHRTYTNECGIEDPENLPPPPLEILMDDSFSSLQCDDPYRNNLPCLMRNASTASKIKTSMNIKDLLPNKNSTESFMPTFKTSGRKEPVTGLRKFSVPSDQHNRVKDPGLDPMWKNEFEDVAHLYRQSHKIIPLQNPGGGETLKSIPHIDSVEQSTLPKQKQCSPVLQRSEKSAATQRRTSPTRATASSPTKTTASSQTRATASSPTKTTASSQTRATASSPTKTTASSQTRATASSPTKTTASSPTRATASSPTRATASSPTRATASSPTRATASSPPIERKTASPPTGQAIIKTRSQVHPSPPPVQKSTSPSYSSRAPSPPNQSKLSSPPTLRKLTSPPQIRRQQSPPSHQRMPSPPQIQRQQSPPSHQRMPSPPQIRRQQSPPSHQRTPSPPQIRQQQSPPSQRRLPSPPQIRRQQSPPGQPRLPGPPQTQKQQSPPSQPRVASPPSSRREPSPPSHFTPSPPLSPSFTHGGLRRSSDESQASSKMFGNAQSIFCPSSSSLFETKPAPPPCTSSPETAPNQASVSVLKHNLSGRQYDDRRRSLATSAANPQPFVRRCFSDRRPRVQLRLPTSISTSALSEPALQQTGPDEAARKDGQSRTSPGLTDPKTSNQNSAPPGLCVVGQGLQ